A single region of the Variovorax paradoxus genome encodes:
- a CDS encoding glutathione S-transferase family protein, producing the protein MLNIWGRISSINVRKVVWCAQELGLDFQRTEAGGRFGVVQTPEYLALNPNAMVPTIDDGEGSERVTLWESNVIVRYLCAKHSHGKFYPSDLPARFDAERWMDWQQTTLNRASRDAFVQWVRTVPAEREPALIAASVHASEALFAMLDAHLARQPFMAGDRFTMADIPIGCEAHRWFGLPPAEYQRPSWPNLERWYGELISRPGTRGVLDLPLE; encoded by the coding sequence ATGCTCAACATCTGGGGCCGCATCAGTTCGATCAACGTGCGCAAAGTCGTCTGGTGCGCGCAGGAACTCGGGCTCGACTTTCAACGCACCGAAGCGGGCGGCCGTTTCGGCGTGGTGCAAACGCCCGAATACCTGGCGCTCAACCCGAACGCGATGGTGCCCACCATTGACGACGGCGAAGGCAGCGAGCGTGTCACGCTGTGGGAATCGAACGTGATCGTGCGCTACCTGTGCGCCAAGCATTCGCACGGCAAGTTCTATCCGAGCGACCTGCCCGCGCGCTTCGACGCCGAGCGCTGGATGGACTGGCAGCAGACCACGCTCAACCGCGCGAGCCGCGACGCTTTCGTGCAATGGGTGCGCACGGTGCCGGCCGAACGCGAACCCGCACTCATCGCGGCCTCGGTCCATGCGAGCGAAGCCTTGTTCGCAATGCTCGATGCGCACCTTGCGCGCCAGCCCTTCATGGCGGGCGACCGCTTCACCATGGCCGACATCCCCATCGGCTGCGAGGCGCACCGCTGGTTCGGCCTGCCGCCGGCCGAATACCAGCGCCCCAGCTGGCCGAACCTAGAACGCTGGTACGGCGAACTCATCTCCCGTCCGGGCACGCGCGGCGTGCTCGACCTCCCGCTCGAATGA
- a CDS encoding VOC family protein has protein sequence MAAQLDHLVIAAASLAEGVAWCEATLGVTPGPGGSHPLMGTHNRLLNIASGAFPQAYLEIIAIEPGKRPSRPGTRRWFDLDDAVLQAGLVRRGPRLVHFVARVPNANAALQALAHDERAHIDRGQLLEASRDTPAGRLEWQITVRDDGQRLFYGALPTLIQWGPVHPTDAMPTSGLALQSLQATHPRAADLAAALSTIGMAGMAVQPGAPNLVAVLDTPRGAVTLQSEGL, from the coding sequence ATGGCCGCTCAACTCGACCACCTGGTGATCGCCGCCGCCTCACTGGCCGAAGGCGTGGCGTGGTGCGAAGCCACCCTGGGCGTGACGCCCGGCCCCGGCGGCTCGCATCCGCTGATGGGCACACACAACCGGCTGCTGAACATTGCGAGCGGCGCGTTTCCCCAGGCCTACCTGGAAATCATCGCCATCGAACCGGGCAAGCGGCCTTCACGCCCTGGCACGCGCCGCTGGTTCGACCTGGACGATGCCGTACTGCAGGCTGGCCTCGTGCGGCGCGGGCCGCGGCTGGTTCACTTCGTTGCGCGCGTGCCCAATGCAAACGCGGCCCTTCAGGCGCTGGCGCACGACGAGCGCGCGCACATCGATCGCGGCCAGCTGCTCGAAGCCTCGCGCGACACGCCCGCCGGCCGGCTCGAATGGCAGATCACCGTGCGCGACGACGGCCAGCGGCTCTTCTACGGCGCGCTGCCCACGCTGATCCAGTGGGGCCCCGTGCATCCGACCGATGCCATGCCGACCTCCGGCCTTGCGTTGCAATCGCTGCAGGCCACGCACCCGCGCGCGGCCGACCTGGCCGCTGCGCTGTCCACCATCGGCATGGCCGGCATGGCCGTGCAGCCCGGCGCGCCCAACCTCGTGGCCGTGCTCGACACGCCGCGCGGCGCCGTCACGCTCCAATCCGAAGGACTCTGA
- a CDS encoding LysE family translocator has product MLTLTEIAWFALASMLLALTPGPNMIYCVSRTLIQGRRAGLISLGGVLMAFLVHLFAAALGLTALLLAVPLAFDAIRLAGAAYLLWLAWQAVKPGGNAPFEARALPADRPGKLFRMGFLTNLLNPKVAMFYLSFFPQFIHPERGSVLLQSMQLGAAQIASSAVVNTVMILGAASITAVLSQSAGWLRAQRYIMGSVLAALAVRVALTERK; this is encoded by the coding sequence ATGCTGACCTTGACCGAAATTGCCTGGTTCGCGCTCGCCTCCATGCTGCTCGCGCTCACGCCAGGGCCGAACATGATCTATTGCGTGTCGCGCACCCTCATCCAGGGTCGCCGTGCGGGGCTCATTTCGCTCGGCGGCGTGCTGATGGCCTTCCTGGTCCATCTGTTTGCCGCAGCGCTCGGGCTCACCGCGCTGCTGCTCGCCGTGCCGCTCGCGTTCGACGCCATTCGCCTTGCCGGTGCGGCCTATCTGCTGTGGCTGGCATGGCAGGCGGTCAAGCCTGGTGGCAATGCGCCGTTCGAGGCACGCGCACTGCCGGCCGACCGGCCCGGCAAGTTGTTTCGCATGGGTTTTCTCACCAACCTGCTGAACCCCAAAGTCGCGATGTTCTACCTGTCGTTCTTTCCGCAGTTCATCCACCCCGAGCGCGGCTCGGTGCTGCTGCAGAGCATGCAACTGGGCGCTGCGCAAATCGCCAGCAGCGCCGTGGTCAACACGGTCATGATTCTGGGCGCCGCCAGCATCACGGCCGTGCTGTCGCAAAGCGCAGGCTGGCTGCGCGCGCAGCGCTACATCATGGGCAGCGTGCTGGCGGCGCTGGCGGTGCGGGTCGCGCTCACGGAACGCAAGTAA
- a CDS encoding PLP-dependent aminotransferase family protein: MNWKLAARAAKMNPSVLREILKVTERPGIISLAGGLPSPKTFPIQAFADACAELLHKDGQAALQYAASEGYAPLRQAVADMLPWNVDPAQVLITTGSQQGLDLVAKVLLDPGSKLLVETPTYLGALQAFGPMEPQPVSVASDDDGVIVEDLVAKAKDARFIYLLPSFQNPTGRTMTEERRAAVSAAAAAAGLPIVEDNPYGELWFDEAPPLPLTARNPEGCIYLGSFSKVLAPGLRLGFLVAPKAVYPKLLQAKQAVDLHTPIFTQRMVSAVMKDNFLESHVPTIRALYKRQRDAMIAALTREMAGLDVKFNAPKGGMFLWARMPEGIDTVALLPKAVERNVAFVPGAPFYAGQGDPRTLRLSFVTANVEEIDVAIAALAAALREKLALLGERKLAPEPV; this comes from the coding sequence ATGAACTGGAAACTCGCCGCCCGCGCCGCCAAGATGAACCCGTCGGTGCTGCGTGAAATCCTCAAGGTCACCGAGCGCCCCGGCATCATCAGCCTGGCCGGAGGCCTGCCCTCGCCCAAGACCTTTCCCATCCAGGCCTTTGCCGACGCCTGCGCCGAGCTGCTGCACAAGGACGGCCAGGCGGCCCTGCAATACGCCGCGAGCGAAGGCTACGCGCCGCTGCGCCAGGCCGTGGCCGACATGCTGCCGTGGAACGTCGATCCCGCGCAGGTGCTGATCACCACCGGCTCGCAGCAGGGGCTGGACCTCGTTGCCAAGGTGCTGCTCGACCCGGGCAGCAAGTTGCTGGTCGAAACGCCCACCTACCTTGGCGCGCTGCAGGCCTTCGGCCCGATGGAGCCGCAGCCCGTCAGCGTGGCCAGCGACGACGACGGCGTGATCGTCGAAGACCTGGTGGCCAAGGCGAAAGACGCGCGCTTCATCTACCTGCTGCCCAGCTTCCAGAACCCCACCGGCCGCACCATGACCGAAGAGCGCCGCGCGGCGGTCTCCGCCGCGGCTGCCGCTGCGGGCCTGCCCATCGTTGAAGACAATCCCTACGGCGAACTGTGGTTCGACGAAGCGCCGCCGCTGCCGCTGACCGCGCGCAACCCTGAAGGCTGCATCTACCTGGGCTCGTTCTCCAAGGTGCTGGCACCTGGCCTGCGCCTGGGCTTCCTGGTCGCGCCCAAGGCCGTCTATCCCAAGCTGCTGCAGGCCAAGCAGGCGGTCGACCTGCACACGCCCATCTTCACGCAGCGCATGGTTTCGGCTGTGATGAAAGACAACTTCCTCGAAAGCCATGTGCCCACCATCCGTGCGCTCTACAAACGCCAGCGCGACGCAATGATCGCCGCGCTCACGCGCGAGATGGCCGGCCTGGACGTGAAGTTCAACGCGCCAAAGGGCGGCATGTTCCTGTGGGCACGCATGCCCGAAGGCATCGACACGGTGGCATTGCTGCCCAAGGCGGTGGAGCGCAACGTGGCCTTCGTTCCAGGCGCACCGTTCTATGCGGGCCAGGGCGATCCGCGCACGCTGCGCCTATCGTTCGTCACCGCCAACGTCGAAGAGATCGACGTCGCCATCGCCGCGCTGGCAGCGGCCCTGCGCGAAAAACTGGCACTCCTGGGCGAACGCAAGCTCGCGCCAGAACCGGTCTGA
- a CDS encoding PhzF family phenazine biosynthesis protein encodes MKPRPFKQVDVFTATPYLGNPLAVVLDGSGLDDAAMQRFAQWTNLSETTFLLPPTEPTADYRVRIFTPGGELPFAGHPTIGSCHAWLQAGGKPKAAGRVVQQCAAGLVPLRLEGERLAFSAPPLKRSAPSPTLLAKVAGALGLKAQQIVAAQVLDNGPVWFGLLLSDADTVLRLVPDHRMLKELGVKAGVAGVPAAEGSSMLIGRSNREARAFGGKASAAEGDGQKIDLEVRAFAAPIGVEEDPVTGSLNAGLAEWLIADGHMPARYVAAQGQCLGRAGRVYIERDSDGMVWVGGDAVTCIDGQVTL; translated from the coding sequence ATGAAACCCCGCCCGTTCAAACAAGTCGACGTCTTCACCGCAACGCCCTACCTCGGCAATCCGCTTGCCGTGGTGCTCGACGGCTCCGGTCTCGACGACGCCGCCATGCAGCGCTTTGCGCAGTGGACCAACCTGTCCGAAACCACCTTCCTGCTGCCGCCGACCGAGCCCACGGCCGACTACCGCGTGCGCATCTTCACGCCGGGCGGCGAGCTGCCGTTCGCGGGCCACCCGACCATCGGCAGCTGCCATGCCTGGCTGCAGGCCGGCGGCAAGCCCAAGGCGGCGGGCCGCGTCGTGCAGCAGTGCGCGGCGGGCCTCGTGCCGCTGCGGCTGGAAGGCGAGCGCCTGGCTTTCTCGGCCCCGCCGCTCAAGCGCAGCGCGCCCAGCCCCACGCTGCTGGCCAAGGTGGCGGGCGCACTGGGCCTGAAGGCGCAGCAGATCGTCGCGGCCCAGGTGCTGGACAACGGCCCGGTCTGGTTCGGCCTGCTGCTCAGCGACGCAGACACCGTGCTCCGGCTCGTGCCCGACCATCGCATGCTCAAGGAGCTCGGCGTCAAGGCCGGCGTGGCGGGTGTGCCTGCGGCCGAAGGTTCGTCGATGCTCATCGGCCGCTCGAACCGCGAGGCGCGCGCCTTCGGCGGCAAGGCCTCGGCCGCAGAAGGCGACGGTCAGAAGATCGACCTGGAGGTGCGCGCTTTCGCCGCGCCCATCGGCGTCGAAGAAGACCCCGTCACCGGCAGCCTCAACGCCGGCCTTGCCGAATGGCTGATTGCCGACGGCCACATGCCCGCGCGCTATGTGGCCGCGCAGGGCCAGTGCCTCGGCCGCGCGGGACGTGTGTACATCGAGCGCGACAGCGACGGCATGGTGTGGGTCGGCGGCGACGCCGTGACCTGCATCGACGGCCAGGTCACGCTGTAG
- a CDS encoding DJ-1/PfpI family protein, translated as MHIAILTFDGFNELDSLVALGVLNRIKKPGWRVTLSAPSATVTSMNGVTVHASSTLEAATEAEAVLVGSGIRTREIAADPAIMGVLRRLDGKRQLIGAQCSGTLLLAKLGLLGAVPACTDLTTKPWVQEAGVEVLNQPFFASGNVATAGGCLSAPYLAAWLIARSEGVEAARSALHYVAPVGEKDDYVARAMRNIEPYLPQVAAIAAA; from the coding sequence ATGCACATTGCCATACTGACCTTCGACGGCTTCAACGAACTCGATTCGCTGGTTGCGCTCGGGGTGCTCAACCGCATCAAGAAGCCGGGCTGGCGCGTGACGCTGTCCGCGCCCAGCGCCACGGTCACCTCGATGAACGGCGTCACCGTGCATGCGAGCTCCACGCTCGAAGCCGCCACCGAGGCCGAGGCGGTGCTCGTCGGCAGCGGCATCCGCACGCGGGAGATCGCGGCCGATCCCGCCATCATGGGTGTGCTGCGCCGGCTCGACGGCAAGCGCCAGCTGATCGGCGCGCAATGCTCGGGCACCCTGCTGCTCGCCAAGCTGGGCCTGCTGGGCGCAGTGCCGGCGTGCACCGACCTCACGACCAAGCCATGGGTGCAGGAGGCCGGCGTCGAGGTGCTCAACCAGCCTTTCTTCGCGAGCGGCAACGTGGCCACCGCCGGCGGATGCCTGTCGGCGCCCTACCTCGCGGCCTGGCTCATCGCGCGCAGCGAAGGCGTCGAGGCGGCAAGGAGCGCATTGCACTATGTCGCGCCGGTGGGCGAGAAGGACGACTACGTGGCGCGTGCCATGCGCAACATCGAGCCTTACCTCCCGCAGGTTGCGGCAATCGCGGCCGCCTGA
- a CDS encoding LysE family translocator has translation MISLATLALFLVAVLALFLSPGPNMAFVLSHGVAHGPRGGFAAALGISSADLVHTLFAATGVTALVAAWPPSFDLLRYAGALYLLWLAVQSLRSNNSGLPGGTRAQPSAFARIVRMAFFNNLVNPKALLFFMVFLPQFVDPAGGSVPLQLVQLGVMLSAAALVFNTVLGACSGQVGRWLQRRPGAERFQRGLLALVMVGLAIRLLLLDRPSMPSALSATPAQGS, from the coding sequence ATGATCAGCCTCGCCACGCTCGCGCTCTTCCTCGTTGCCGTGCTCGCGCTGTTCCTGTCGCCCGGGCCGAACATGGCCTTCGTGCTCTCGCACGGCGTGGCGCACGGGCCGCGCGGCGGGTTCGCGGCGGCGCTCGGCATCTCGTCGGCCGACCTGGTGCACACGCTCTTTGCCGCCACCGGCGTGACGGCGCTGGTGGCGGCATGGCCGCCTTCCTTCGATCTGCTGCGCTACGCGGGCGCGCTGTACCTGCTGTGGCTGGCGGTGCAGTCGCTGCGCAGCAACAACAGCGGATTGCCCGGCGGCACGCGCGCGCAGCCCTCCGCCTTCGCGCGCATCGTGCGCATGGCCTTTTTCAACAACCTGGTCAATCCGAAGGCGCTGCTGTTCTTCATGGTGTTCCTGCCGCAGTTCGTCGACCCGGCAGGCGGCAGCGTGCCCTTGCAACTGGTGCAGCTCGGCGTCATGCTCTCGGCTGCCGCGCTCGTCTTCAACACGGTGCTCGGCGCATGCAGCGGGCAGGTCGGCCGATGGCTGCAGCGCCGCCCGGGGGCTGAAAGATTCCAGCGCGGCCTGCTGGCGCTGGTGATGGTCGGCCTGGCAATTCGCCTGCTGCTGCTCGACCGTCCTTCCATGCCTTCTGCCCTGTCCGCCACACCTGCTCAAGGAAGCTGA